One genomic segment of bacterium includes these proteins:
- a CDS encoding helix-turn-helix domain-containing protein: MTASRIELRRAVGRALQQVRREGRLSLDDVEQASDAEGMRITRSHLSRVENGQADLALPRFLCLMRAVGEPPGAVVDGLAALFDKKGDDAPALERRGFEALAAADPDAAARAFRAAARTSVRPLPRPTLEAWAEAEAALGRWSACAQALQLAIGPLKRAEPALGLLLAAAQLGARKPGLAAALARAAAERAPRPARLIEALALLAGEGDDAREAESALGAAEDAADGPLELVGGLARAEALRRLGRPEEARRLAARAALSPDRTIRAEALLAAARALADGRRAAAALRLLVEARTLARAAGAPDLVARSHRAAEEIHRRLGNIEESARAARAARAVSRRNLADGRAPAELPLASLYRVLAGREHRPT; the protein is encoded by the coding sequence ATGACCGCCAGCAGGATCGAGCTTCGGCGCGCCGTGGGGCGCGCCCTCCAACAAGTGCGCCGCGAGGGGCGCCTCTCGCTCGACGACGTCGAGCAGGCGAGCGACGCCGAGGGGATGCGGATCACCCGCTCCCATCTCTCGCGGGTCGAGAACGGCCAGGCGGACCTCGCCCTCCCCCGCTTTCTCTGCCTGATGCGCGCCGTCGGCGAGCCGCCCGGGGCGGTCGTGGACGGGCTGGCGGCGTTGTTCGACAAGAAGGGCGACGACGCGCCGGCGCTCGAGCGGCGCGGCTTCGAGGCGCTCGCCGCCGCCGACCCCGACGCCGCCGCCCGCGCCTTCCGCGCCGCGGCGCGGACGAGCGTCAGGCCGCTGCCGCGCCCGACGCTCGAGGCGTGGGCCGAGGCCGAGGCGGCGCTCGGGCGCTGGTCGGCCTGCGCGCAGGCGCTGCAGCTCGCCATCGGCCCGCTCAAGCGCGCCGAGCCGGCGCTGGGGCTCCTGCTCGCCGCCGCGCAGCTCGGAGCGCGGAAGCCGGGGCTCGCCGCCGCCCTCGCGCGGGCCGCCGCGGAGCGCGCGCCGCGCCCCGCGCGCTTGATCGAGGCGCTGGCCCTCCTCGCCGGCGAGGGGGACGACGCCCGGGAGGCCGAGTCGGCGCTGGGGGCCGCCGAAGACGCCGCCGACGGGCCGCTCGAGCTCGTCGGGGGCCTCGCCAGGGCCGAGGCGCTGCGCCGGCTCGGACGCCCCGAGGAGGCGCGCCGGCTCGCGGCGCGCGCCGCCCTCTCCCCCGACCGCACCATCCGCGCCGAGGCGCTGCTGGCCGCGGCGCGCGCCTTGGCCGACGGACGCCGGGCCGCCGCCGCGCTGCGCCTGCTGGTCGAGGCGCGGACCTTGGCGCGCGCCGCCGGCGCCCCGGACCTCGTCGCGCGCAGCCACCGCGCGGCGGAGGAGATCCACCGCCGCCTCGGGAACATCGAGGAGTCGGCCCGCGCCGCGCGCGCCGCGC